A stretch of the Corythoichthys intestinalis isolate RoL2023-P3 chromosome 22, ASM3026506v1, whole genome shotgun sequence genome encodes the following:
- the si:dkey-266f7.9 gene encoding 1-phosphatidylinositol phosphodiesterase, translating into MWWLLILLGITSRCWGAIQRPDYDDTDSPEFLNPSWMASIPDERPLSELTMPGSHNTMALYGGVYAECQTWSLELQLRAGVRFLDVRVRHVEGNLTIHHGVVYQHAHFGDVLKDVRDFLASYPSETVLMRVKEEFSETNNIYGAVVEHVRRYAHWEMLWHSRLVPSMGQARGKLIILQDFSGPDLGMRYASMDIADHWKVPTLQYLEEKWRSVYEHLEAAPEGNKERMFLTYSSGAGIFAFPNTVAQQINPQLYEYLKAKTDPNQRFGIICMDFPAAPLIQTIISFQLKVAVSKPTFEPVLRAILNTH; encoded by the exons cATCACCAGTAGGTGTTGGGGAGCCATCCAGAGACCGGACTACGACGACACGGACTCCCCGGAGTTCCTCAACCCATCCTGGATGGCGAGCATCCCTGATGAGCGGCCCCTGTCCGAGCTCACCATGCCTGGCTCCCACAACACCATGGCTCTGTACGGTGGCGTCTATGCCGAATGTCAGACGTGGAGCCTGGAGTTGCAGTTACGCGCCGGTGTCCGCTTCTTGGACGTGCGCGTCCGCCACGTGGAGGGCAACCTCACCATCCACCACGGAGTGGTGTACCAGCACGCCCACTTCGGCGATGTACTGAAAGATGTGAGAGACTTCCTAGCAAGTTACCCTAGTGAGACTGTGTTGATGCGTGTCAAAGAGGAGTTCAGCGAGACCAACAACATCTACGGCGCTGTGGTAGAGCACGTGCGGCGTTACGCCCACTGGGAGATGCTGTGGCAcagtcgtttggtgcccagcatGGGCCAGGCGCGAGGTAAGCTCATCATCTTGCAGGACTTCTCTGGGCCAGACTTAGGGATGCGCTACGCCTCCATGGACATCGCTGATCACTGGAAG GTTCCCACGCTTCAGTACTTGGAGGAGAAGTGGCGGAGCGTCTATGAGCACCTGGAGGCGGCACCTGAGGGGAACAAGGAACGGATGTTCCTCACCTACAGCAGCGGGGCTGGCATCTTTGCCTTCCCAAATACCGTGGCGCAACAAATCAATCCTCAGTTGTACGAGTACTTAAAGGCAAAAACTGACCCGAACCAACGCTTTGGGATCATTTGCATGGACTTCCCTGCTGCTCCATTGATCCAGACCATCATTTCCTTCCAACTAAAAGTGGCAGTGAGCAAACCCACTTTTGAACCAGTTCTTCGTGCAATTCTAAACACACATTAA